The following proteins come from a genomic window of Halictus rubicundus isolate RS-2024b chromosome 8, iyHalRubi1_principal, whole genome shotgun sequence:
- the Syx18 gene encoding syntaxin 18 produces the protein MDVSLLFKASVKTVSLRNNDSEIVTNILNAKKTRSKSIFFVKAHTVVVQISKLRQFLLENRKAYLNFSNYLSYLPSMSDADRDKIDIGAQKIMTKCSQLIKELKREVADSVVSPQNLEHREIMLLLIEDYLKNVCKIYSEQKAIRVKRTMEIRKIAKLELETRPVKQLEFERKRSSLNTNEKLEEKEGKLDSNDSSPLKIQEINGDVNSLMYEEELSPEDIQVFEAENEQLYNELNTITEEVKQIESKVVHIAELQEIFTEKVLDQDKDLDRLMTTVVGSTENVREANEQIRQAIQRNAGLRVWILFFLLVMSFSLLFLDWYNP, from the coding sequence ATGGATGTAAGTCTGTTGTTTAAAGCCAGCGTGAAGACGGTGAGTCTTCGTAATAACGATTCAGAAATTGTAACTAATATTCTGAACGCAAAGAAAACGAGGAGTAAAAGTATTTTCTTCGTGAAAGCTCATACGGTTGTTGTGCAAATTTCAAAGTTGCGTCAATTTTTGTTAGAAAATCGTAAAGCGTATCTGAATTTCTCAAACTATTTGTCTTATTTGCCAAGTATGTCCGACGCGGATAGGGACAAAATAGATATCGGAGCACAAAAAATAATGACCAAGTGTTCGCAGCTAAtcaaagaattaaaaagagaagtAGCAGACTCTGTAGTATCCCCTCAGAATTTAGAGCACAGAGAAATAATGTTGCTCTTGATCGAGGATTACCTGAAGAACGTGTGTAAGATTTATTCGGAGCAAAAAGCGATACGCGTCAAGAGGACAATGGAAATAAGGAAAATTGCTAAATTAGAATTAGAAACGAGGCCCGTGAAACAGTTGGAATTCGAACGGAAACGATCGAGTTTGAACACTAATGAAAAGTTAGAAGAGAAAGAAGGTAAACTCGATTCCAACGATTCTAGTCCTCTGAAGATTCAAGAGATAAACGGAGATGTTAATTCTTTAATGTACGAAGAGGAGTTGTCGCCCGAAGATATTCAAGTATTCGAGGCCGAAAACGAGCAGCTGTACAACGAACTGAATACGATAACCGAAGAAGTGAAGCAAATAGAAAGTAAAGTAGTACACATCGCCGAACTTCAAGAAATATTTACGGAAAAAGTGTTGGATCAAGACAAAGATTTGGACCGATTGATGACGACGGTCGTCGGATCTACAGAAAATGTCAGAGAAGCCAACGAACAGATCAGACAAGCTATTCAACGGAACGCGGGACTTCGAGTGTGGATTCTGTTCTTTCTTCTAGTTATGTCATTTTCTCTATTATTTCTTGACTGGTACAACCCATAA
- the LOC143356676 gene encoding putative tRNA (uracil-O(2)-)-methyltransferase produces MEFTTLTRSETNFTDSQFWKAIDIWCDNPQVANRRLLTCVEILSVEIDCDTSDIFQTISSLDLPRVTVSDNEDDIDIKKLSEALCITDKVSIVTSESKTVLYVRKQLPRIPNVFSSGIEFSLLEKQENRVINVHKSFFREKRSLGPMRAYTIQQRKDGYTSISVHRLEDATPDPSIDWLEKKLFPCLLKWMRSTQRQKTATAHLPSLSLVSAEKYAKLYWELKEKYSAKLIENWPENTDPMKFVYEDIAIATYLLLLWEKERLERGIRELQSFLDLGCGNGLLVHILFSEGHRGLGIDLRRRKVWDLYPLDTPLQVHTIIPSSATVYPDYDWMIGNHSDELTPWIPVIAARSSIDCRVFLLPCCPYELDGSKYQRYSAAKSQYSEYIDYVKNVCEVCGFKTYVDKLRIPSTKRICLIGWRRRRGDDLETSEHRIQEMIGAKATLIRQENENTEGDADGEGEQAFRVSGWSCNFKPRDTVEKVRNCTQLEKTLITGIVDIVANQLLSDGRVISLDGSIKKIWNAGRCLELKYLAESIPRENLIRLRKECGGLQTLLKNHSHVFRVTQGKVQFRIPGEQMQETSKKRGTSVVRRKVKPCWFHEHHPNGCPTNEANCNYKH; encoded by the exons ATGGAATTTACAACGTTGACACGTTCGGAAACTAATTTTACCGACTCGCAGTTTTGGAAAGCGATCGATATTTGGTGCGACAATCCCCAAGTTGCTAATCGCAGGCTACTAACGTGCGTCGAAATATTGAGCGTCGAGATAGACTGCGATACGTCCGACATTTTTCAGACTATCTCATCTTTAGACCTTCCTCGCGTGACCGTGTCGGACAACGAGGATGACATAGACATAAAAAAGTTATCGGAAGCGCTATGTATCACGGACAAAGTTTCCATTGTCACGTCCGAAAGTAAAACtgtgttatacgtacgaaagcAATTGCCTCGCATACCAAATGTATTTTCCTCTGGTATCGAGTTTTCATTATTGGAAAAACAAGAGAATCGGGTAATAAACGTCCACAAATCGTTTTTCAGAGAGAAAAGGTCTCTCGGTCCCATGAGAGCGTATACGATACAACAAAGAAAAGACGGTTACACTAGCATAAGCGTGCATCGGTTGGAAGACGCGACACCCGATCCTAGTATAGATTGGTTGGAAAAGAAGCTTTTCCCATGTCTGCTGAAATGGATGAGAAGTACACAGCGCCAGAAAACCGCGACAGCGCATTTACCATCGTTGAGTCTCGTGTCGGCGGAAAAATATGCGAAATTGTATTGGGAACTGAAAGAAAAATACAGCGCAAAACTAATAGAGAATTGGCCAGAAAATACAGATCCGATGAAATTCGTTTACGAAGACATCGCTATTGCCACTTACCTATTATTACTATGGGAGAAGGAGAGATTGGAAAGAGGAATCAGAGAATTGCAATCTTTCTTGGATTTGGGCTGTGGAAACGGTTTGCTCGTGCATATCTTATTTAGCGAGGGTCACCGTGGTTTAGGAATCGATTTGCGCAGAAGGAAAGTTTGGGACTTGTATCCGCTCGATACACCGTTGCAG GTTCACACAATCATTCCATCTTCCGCAACAGTGTATCCAGACTACGATTGGATGATAGGCAATCACTCGGACGAATTAACACCGTGGATCCCAGTGATCGCCGCGCGCAGTTCTATCGATTGTCGCGTCTTTCTGTTGCCTTGTTGTCCGTACGAACTCGACGGTTCCAAGTATCAGAGGTACTCTGCTGCGAAGAGTCAGTACTCGGAGTACATTGATTACGTGAAAAACGTATGCGAAGTGTGTGGCTTTAAAACGTATGTCGACAAATTAAGAATCCCTTCGACGAAACGAATCTGTTTAATCGGATGGAGGAGAAGACGCGGCGACGACCTAGAAACGAGCGAGCATCGTATCCAAGAGATGATCGGTGCGAAAGCTACATTGATTCGACAAGAGAACGAGAACACCGAGGGCGACGCCGACGGCGAGGGCGAACAAGCGTTTCGTGTAAGCGGATGGAGTTGTAATTTTAAACCTAGAGACACGGTAGAAAAAGTGCGAAACTGTACGCAACTGGAGAAAACGTTGATCACAGGCATCGTTGACATCGTAGCGAATCAATTGCTCTCCGATGGTCGCGTGATATCGCTCGACGGATCAATCAAAAAGATTTGGAACGCCGGCCGATGTCTCGAATTGAAGTATCTCGCCGAATCAATTCCACGCGAAAACTTGATACGTTTACGCAAAGAATGTGGAGGCCTTCAAACTTTACTAAAAAATCATAGCCACGTGTTTCGGGTTACACAGGGAAAAGTTCAGTTTCGAATACCAGGCGAACAAATGCAAGAAACATCGAAGAAAAGGGGAACATCGGTGGTGAGAAGAAAAGTGAAGCCGTGCTGGTTTCACGAACATCATCCGAACGGCTGTCCCACAAACGAGGCCAACTGTAATTACAAACATTAA
- the LOC143356758 gene encoding uncharacterized protein LOC143356758, which produces MSESEKKENCMIESNNIDSGNSEQRNRMENSEVSLNESQDFHLVDFEDDASSDKEEKPREETCYALTGSVDGSTEASMEHKLTNSDEDKTSEKKDAGNVHSLEITKEEKTRNDNNILRDKEKLVVDEDRDQEEEEEEEIIQCTPPDDYSPSKKQIYSGTGTTSLKRKAGSFDEPPNKILRTFSNEDASMRQEKGTRDEEEEEEEEEEGSRFIKTDDTQQDFSKNCVDTSLIIAETQDIPEDDVSESTIGVAINDEEPTKDSTTLSESQVKEVDKTDNFNDVRVSNELCTNKEIEQVEKVEKVEKAEKVYDENETNKSDLRKDSISSTKAITMEKVTLDENTRDTMDSNPMQPKDLDGYAESTKLDKTVEKTEDKGYRGEPTKHVGPIEKTNETEETSDSNKSTNESCSNSISSNAIKSRMSVELIYDRTAVQKIKTKPKELVEIDEDGEKIVLDSSQEDSDSKTDSKNALDDTNAETIYKSCYDTKTSSEFSYKSVGTGKESSLDSIKSSSKLVNGSSESKRCDTDSTASFQSDTFNDVPVVLVTDKSDNNISVSVPSANKQNKTIASLKDSDHGDLLLSVSDNEPDVFLMDEKSKSNSTHSSSMTKALQVEKEIGIYVRMKCLLQVDEGTKEFLSKEITGVQCEPVAEPTTLIRPKNNDTSASLADISGNDNKDASPGSINSNPQMYPLNPSRLSFASTISSLSSVSSAASLAAKLAARDSTHFSLPRAPAKHAKKHIPDMHPFNDKQTVDEAYERLGKEWQNSRLLTTSVLNFLNSELLAGLDTYNVSNERLDDQLQKIRSSTPEIQQEVAEPQTPRTSKKGKTVKRPRSKNVKLDSHQSNGLNKTSNPAEPVDTPNKKKTKIEQTEQSAPREGTVPSSAADASSSKPSSFSQTIADDLLIRKTVFAKWSDNNYYPGTVIDKVKTKYKVNFYDGKNKVLIEDFIITIPKVLREGLSVYATTGNDDYGSCGIIVDVHTVNNDVYYTVETDEGEKLKVQVKDIFLSSDQAQVLKEELNSDSKNLLLTPKHLGQVSLDNMVDGKRRSRRIGTPVFSTPKSKATSHSQHTPATTTAKNMAEPSLPSVSGLASTVTKDKKPVSESDGVSSDSNASVKDEISSIGVQPEIIGTPHEQIVKGPQSRIKSKPRSKKKVDDEQTIATFGPIPSKDSNLFEGMSFILTCAPLETLDRYQSDIKDCSSDPGTENEEEWSKKPFVRDRLIAQISAGNGKVYTDFNDIPENEYKSTKLITNVPNTTAKTLLCLSVGIPAYNHNWIIRCCQEGKIVNPAEDELPAGWSLDKKSYVEMFQRPGNKPLTEVVVIIPNTEFQKLFVTFWRKVCENAGAVVLLADKPDTMEGFADGTVVLTNRSCPSWVIGKASELQIPLLSTTWLVQCLIEGKFCRYDSQRRYKYNYTQN; this is translated from the exons ATGTCGGAATCAGAGAAGAAAGAGAACTGTATGATAGAAAGTAATAATATCGATTCGGGGAATTCGGAGCAACGCAATAGGATGGAAAACAGCGAAGTCAGTTTGAACGAAAGTCAAGACTTTCATCTGGTCGATTTCGAAGACGATGCTTCTTCGGATAAGGAAGAAAAGCCTAGAGAAGAAACGTGTTACGCTTTAACCGGTAGCGTAGACGGTTCAACGGAAGCATCTATGGAACATAAGTTGACCAACTCCGACGAAGATAAAACCTCGGAGAAGAAAGATGCGGGAAACGTACACTCGCTCGAGATAACAAAGGAGGAGAAAACAAGGAACGACAATAATATCTTACGCGACAAAGAGAAACTCGTCGTCGACGAAGACAGGGAccaggaagaggaggaagaggaggagattATACAGTGTACGCCACCGGACGATTATTCTCCGTCAAAAAAACAGATTTATAGCGGTACAGGAACGACCAGTCTCAAACGGAAAGCAGGCTCCTTCGACGAACCACCCAACAAAATTTTAAGAACTTTTTCGAACGAGGACGCATCGATGCGTCAGGAAAAAGGAACGCGCGatgaggaggaagaagaggaggaggaggaggaggggagtCGGTTTATAAAGACCGACGATACTCAACAAGACTTTTCGAAAAATTGCGTCGACACTAGTTTGATAATCGCGGAAACTCAAGATATTCCTGAAGACGACGTTTCGGAAAGTACGATAGGTGTAGCCATTAATGACGAAGAGCCGACCAAGGATTCTACGACTTTATCGGAGTCGCAGGTAAAAGAAGTAGATAAAACTGATAACTTTAACGACGTACGGGTGTCGAACGAACTTTGTACGAACAAAGAAATCGAACAAGTAGAAAAAGTAGAAAAGGtagaaaaagcagaaaaagttTACGACGAGAACGAAACGAACAAGTCGGACCTGAGAAAAGACAGTATATCGTCTACCAAGGCAATTACGATGGAAAAAGTAACGTTAGACGAGAATACTAGAGACACGATGGATTCAAACCCAATGCAGCCCAAGGATTTAGATGGTTATGCAGAAAGTACGAAACTAGATAAGACGGTAGAGAAAACAGAGGACAAAGGATATCGCGGCGAGCCGACAAAACACGTTGGTCCCATTGAGAAGACCAACGAAACCGAAGAAACATCGGATTCCAACAAATCAACGAACGAATCTTGTTCGAACTCAATCTCGAGTAATGCGATCAAATCCAGGATGAGCGTAGAACTGATATACGATAGGACCGCGGTTCAAAAGATTAAAACGAAGCCTAAGGAATTGGTAGAGATCGACGAGGACGGAGAGAAAATAGTACTAGATTCTTCGCAAGAAGACTCTGACTCGAAAACAGATAGCAAGAACGCTCTGGACGACACAAATGCTGAAACGATATATAAAAGTTGCTACGACACCAAAACCAGTAGCGAATTCAGTTACAAGTCGGTAGGAACAGGCAAAGAGTCGTCGCTAGATTCGATCAAGTCTAGCAGCAAACTCGTTAACGGAAGCAGCGAGTCGAAAAGATGCGACACGGACAGTACAGCGAGTTTTCAATCGGACACTTTCAACGACGTACCAGTCGTACTCGTAACAGACAAATCGGACAACAACATCTCCGTGTCTGTGCCGAGCGcgaataaacaaaataaaacaatCGCTTCTTTAAAAGACTCGGATCACGGGGATCTCTTACTGAGCGTAAGCGACAACGAACCCGATGTTTTTCTAATGGACGAGAAAAGCAAATCAAACTCGACTCACAGTAGTTCGATGACGAAGGCTTTACAAGTGGAGAAAGAAATAGGTATATACGTTCGAATGAAGTGTTTGTTGCAAGTCGACGAAGGCACAAAGGAGTTTCTGAGCAAAGAGATCACCGGTGTACAGTGCGAACCTGTCGCCGAGCCTACTACCTTGATACGGCCGAAAAATAACGACACCTCCGCTTCTTTggcagacatttctggtaacgATAACAAGGATGCGTCCCCGGGATCTATAAACAGCAATCCGCAAATGTATCCGTTGAATCCTTCGAGACTCTCGTTCGCATCAACCATCAGTTCTTTGAGTTCGGTGTCGAGCGCCGCGTCGTTGGCGGCGAAGCTCGCGGCACGAGACAGCACGCACTTCTCTTTGCCAAGAGCACCCGCGAAACATGCGAAAAAACATATCCCCGACATGCATCCGTTCAACGACAAGCAAACCGTGGACGAGGCGTACGAGCGTCTCGGCAAAGAGTGGCAAAACAGTCGTCTCCTTACGACCAGCGTTTTGAATTTCCTAAACTCGGAACTTCTCGCCGGTCTTGACACCTACAACGTCAGCAACGAAAGGCTGGACGATCAGCTGCAGAAGATTCGATCCTCGACCCCGGAAATCCAGCAGGAGGTGGCCGAACCGCAAACGCCGAGAACCTCGAAGAAGGGCAAAACGGTGAAGAGGCCACGGAGCAAGAACGTCAAGTTGGACAGTCATCAGTCGAACGGATTAAACAAAACTTCCAACCCCGCGGAGCCCGTCGACACTCCGAACaagaagaaaacgaaaataGAACAGACGGAGCAGTCCGCCCCTCGAGAGGGTACCGTACCCTCGAGTGCCGCAGACGCTTCTTCCTCGAAACCTTCTTCGTTCTCGCAGACGATAGCCGACGATCTTCTGATCAGGAAGACCGTGTTCGCCAAATGGTCCGACAATAATTATTATCCTGGCACGGTTATCGATAAAGTCAAGACAAAGTATAAAGTGAACTTTTACGATGGAAAGAATAAAGTGCTTATCGAGGACTTTATCATAACGATACCAAAAGTTTTGAGAGAAGGTTTGTCCGTCTATGCGACCACTGGGAACGACGACTATGGATCTTGCGGTATAATCGTAGACGTGCACACTGTAAATAACGACGTGTATTACACTGTGGAAACGGACGAAGGAGAGAAGCTAAAAGTTCAAGTGAAGGACATCTTTTTGTCCTCCGATCAAGCTCAAGTGTTGAAGGAAGAGCTAAACTCGGATTCGAAGAATCTTTTACTTACGCCGAAGCATTTGGGTCAGGTATCGTTGGACAATATGGTTGACGGTAAAAGGCGTTCGAGGAGAATCGGGACTCCGGTTTTCTCAACGCCCAAGTCGAAGGCAACGTCGCACTCTCAACACACTCCGGCAACAACAACAGCGAAAAACATGGCAGAACCGTCTTTGCCGTCTGTGTCGGGTCTGGCGTCCACCGTGACCAAGGATAAGAAACCGGTCTCGGAGAGCGACGGTGTTTCCAGCGACTCGAACGCGTCGGTCAAAGACGAGATCTCCTCTATAGGTGTACAGCCGGAGATCATCGGAACTCCCCACGAACAGATCGTGAAAGGACCGCAAAGTCGCATCAAAAGCAAGCCACGGAGTAAAAAGAAAGTCGACGATGAACAGACTATCGCTACTTTCGGCCCGATACCGAGCAAAGATTCGAATCTGTTCGAAGGCATGTCCTTCATTTTAACCTGCGCGCCCTTGGAAACCCTCGATCGATATCAATCCGACATCAAAGATTGCAGTTCGGATCCAGGAACGGAAAACGAAGAGGAATGGTCGAAGAAGCCGTTCGTCAGAGACAGATTGATCGCACAGATATCAGCCGGTAACGGGAAAGTTTATACCGACTTTAACGATATTCCAGAAAACGAATACAAAAGTACAAAACTAATAACAAACGTGCCAAACACCACCGCGAAGACTCTGTTGTGTCTTTCGGTCGGTATACCCGCCTATAATCACAATTGGATCATAAGATGTTGTCAAGAG GGAAAAATCGTAAATCCAGCCGAGGATGAATTGCCCGCAGGATGGAGTTTGGATAAGAAATCCTACGTCGAAATGTTTCAAAGGCCCGGCAATAAACCGTTGACGGAAGTAGTCGTCATTATTCCAAACACAgagtttcaaaaattgtttgtcACATTTTGGCGGAAAGTTTGCGAGAACGCGGGTGCTGTTGTTTTATTAGCGGATAAACCAG ATACAATGGAAGGCTTCGCGGATGGAACAGTAGTTCTTACAAACAGATCGTGTCCGTCGTGGGTGATTGGAAAAGCCAGCGAACTACAAATTCCATTGCTTTCCACAACATGGCTCGTTCAATGTCTAATAGAGGGGAAATTCTGTCGATACGATTCGCAACGTCGTTACAAATACAATTACACACAGAACTAG